tgtaacccaaggttttaatactttgttatcaattatgccaagtgtccttatatataatttcacccatgttttaataattctagtgactattaatccattcccgtatccggttaaatgaacgattattcgtacatataaattccccgcccatcgtgtccgatcgagtgtatatggttatttataggtacgtccaattgtaaatctttatattaaaattaacaaactatcatttagttaaacaaatataaagcccattaatagcccatagtctaatttccacaagtgtcgttcttatgtccaaaccccaattatggtacaaagcccaattacccaattttagtaattagcccaacatcatgattacttcggtattaaataagcataataataacttagctacgagacattaatgtaaaaaggttgaacataacttacaatgattaaaaatagcgtagcgttacacggacagaatttcgacttacacccttacaacattcgctaacatacccttattattagaaattaaaattaaaattaaaattaaaattaatatatatatatatatatatatatatatatatatatatatatatatacgtttagatagagagattaaaggatggatatataaaacgttgagaatgcgcgagcttttataggcatttttgtccaggacatctccgcgagtcgcggtatttttgtactacaaactctgcaagtcgcggagttcgtaaatccagctcacacaagtttggatcctagtctgccgacggttttattatataaatataatatatatatatatatatatatatatatatatatatatatatatatatatatatatatatatatatatatatatatatttatataattaattatatattatattatatttatatacatagttaacttgtaatttttagtccgttgcgtcgagcgttgagagttgactctggtcccggttccggattttcgaacgtccttgcgtacaatttaatatcttgtactttgcgttttgaatcttgtactcttgtaattctgagacgtttcttatcaataattggaacctctttgattgtattttgtacttttgagctttttggtcgtttgcgtcttcaattcgtcgaatctgtcttttgtcttcaccttttattatttaaacgaatatcacttgtaaatagaacaattgcaactaaaatcttgtctttcttgaggaataatgctatgaaatatatgttcgtttttagcattatcatatctcattgaaacaggtgcATTGAGTGGCATATTAAGCTTATTAAGAACATTTTTCAACAATATTCTTCGATTCATGGGTTTTTCGGGTGCAATTGGGAGTTTTAACTgaattctaaaacaatctaggGGAAAATATATGGGAATGTTGTTAATAAACTGGAAAGAACCCCCACAACATAGATGAACAACAAATTTACCATCATTACGACAattcattaacattaaaataattGCAAAAATGCTTAAATGTGTACCTTTTGATGCCAATAATCTCTGAAATGAATTTGAAATAATGGAATATGAGAGTGTGTATGAACTCTTCCACGGCCATTCTTTATTTACTGATATAATCTTATCCAAAAAAATCTAGGAAATCTGACAAAATCTTATCCAGAAAATCCAGTTCTGATCAGATAAAGTCGCAAGGCCGCAAGGTCGCAAACTTGCGCCTTGCGCGGGTCTAGTGGCAAGGTTTCTTGCGACTTGCACGGGCATtctggcaaatttttttttttttttttgggctctgaGGAAAAAAGGGTGAAAAAATGGGGAAAAAAGTGATAATCCCACAACAATTTTACGATTGGGTATTGATTTGATTGAATACAATATACCCATTTCCAAATAGTGCTTATACAAACATTAATTTATCTTTGCATATTTACTGTGAACGAAAAATAACTTTACTACACGCACATATATCAGTTTTAACAAACAAGAACATGTGGCACAGATACATTGTACCATACAGCATGCCAACTGTAGGATCTCAATATTTTCAGTAACCCATTAGGAGAAGTCGATGAAGTCAGCATCATGGATTAATTAATTTTAGGTTCCAACCACACAACAAACAATTAGTACGTATTGTCTTGTTTGTAGTCTTAAAAAACAGGAACACTGAGCGATGTGGTGTTTTGAACCCGTGGTAATATCTGCAGTAACAGCATGAGATTCAGGTAAATCTAAACTTACATTCAAATGGTTTTCAGGCACAACAGACCTCTCACAGTCTCGCGTTAATTTTAAAATCTGCAATATGAACAGCTCGAGTTTTGCCAACATTTATACTAGTTACTAGAATTGAGTTACATCGGGTTTAAGAATTCAGTCACATTTTGAGCACGTCGGTATGTGGAAATCTTCTTTTCAGAAATTTTCATGGATTTCAATATCACCATCGGGTCTTTGCTTCATCCCAAAACTCTTATCTGAATTGCTGCTGTCATAACCCAGACTTTCTATTGCTGCTGCCCACTGCAATCAACGTATATTGTTTGATGTTGGTTCGAGCTCTTTTGCTGCAAATTCCACTTTCGTCAAATCATTAAAAAAAAAGAACGGAGAAGAAGATGGAGAAGGAAGTATCTTTGGGTTTACACAATGAAGACAAGAACGAAGAAAAGCCTACCCTGATTTTGATTGGCGAAGCGGGAGAATATATTGCGACTGTGAGGTGCCCTCGTGTGAATGATTTTATAAATTTTGGCATGTCTTTAATAGGCATTTATCAAAAGTTCAAATTAGTAGCGCTAATTTGAAGACATGAAAGTAGGCGAAAGAGATACATACCTTGCGATCTTTAAAACTCAAGGATTATAATGAAGATTTGGTTTACGGAGAAGCAATCTAAAATTTGTTATGGTTCCTCAAGATTGTAACCAGGTTGGATCGTCGGGTGCGAATTTTATGAACTTCGAATATAGATGCCTTCCAAAACTTGGCTAACTGTGGTTTTTCCCCTCCTTCTTCCGATACTTTGATTGGTGATTGATCTTCTTATGCTCTCTCCTTTAAGATCGAGAACTCTTCCGGAAAATATCGGTCGAGAGATTTTACATGGCAAGTTTAAAAAGGTCGAAGATTCGATGCTTGTTACGTTTTGTCATTTTTCCGTAAGGTCTACTGTTGGATGTTAGTTTgatgtttttttttatgttttttgttTCGATTCTCCTTCTGGGGTAGTTTGGTTTGCCTTAATGTAGATGAGACTCGGTATAGATAGTTAGATTCTATGCTGCTTTTTAGGTACGAGCCTCATCAGGTCATCTTTTGTATATTTGGTTAAAGACGTTTTCTTTTAGAAAACATTTTCGATTTTATAGAAGTTTTCGTTATTTTTGGCAAAAAAAGATCAACTTCCACAAACAAACTACTACTCGATAAAAATTGGTATTGTAATTCCTTATATGGCAACACACATTGTACTACCTTAAAGGCGTCGTCGTTGTTGATGTCAACATCATCGAGATACCAACCACTCACACTTAGTTAGTTTTCATTATGTTGTTTAAATTCTTAGATAGCGCAATGCTAAATGATAGGTTTACATCGGTTTAAGAAGTCTATCACACTTGAGCATCTTGGTACGTGGAAAGATCATCGACTTCAATTGAAAGAAAGACAAATTATTTACTTAATTAAATTATTAGTTGATTAAAGTTTAACTAAAGAGTATTGAACTCCGTACTAATTTTAATTGaacaaggacctattctccaaataaaAAGTTTTGGTTAAAATTCGAGGTATGTTTACTTATGCCACAGTGACCTAAACCCTATAAACCTGAAAGTCTGACAAAACTTAAAACGAGAGGGACTGCAAGTTTCGGCGCTAAACTCTAATCGGTACTCCAATGGATTCATCTTTTATTTTGAATATCGGTAAGTTTATTTCTCCCTCATAATACGATTTAATGATATTCAAATAAACGTACTTATGTGTGAAAAACATGATTCATGTTGTAATTTCTATTCGACTTTTTATTTTCTTCAATTTAATGCTGTCACACATTCATTGTTTATTCCAGTTGAATTAGTTCATTCTGGTTTAGCAATTCGAGTTATTTGAGATTGTTATAACCTAGTTAGCGATTTACTCTAAACATATTCAAGAGACCGAATATTAACTTAGATACTTATTAGAATCCCTAAAGAATAAAGCAGCAAGTATGAATAGATTGCTTTATAAGGACGACTAATCAACAAATAGAAAAATGCATATAGTATCAACTAAGTGTATTCAGATTACCTGATGAGTAATTGGCTTGAAACCAGTACTGTAAGCTCCATATGGGCTGCACAAATCTTAATATTAAACAGGAaacattaatgatgttacttattgGGAGATGACATGAAAGTTACATAAGCACAACAGAAAAATATttgacaactactaaaaaagataaGTCCCTTTATGAAACCATAGGTGGTAAAATGGGCAGGTTAGTTAATGATTGGTTTGTTAACTAGATACATGTGAGGTTGCGTTGACCTGAAACACTTCTcgtccaaacttttatacaaataaCTAGTGTATCAAATAAGAtaatcaaatacatatatatactactTTGATAATAAACTAAAACTTTGATAGAAATGATTTGGGAGGTTTTATGGATCGAAGATACACATTGGGAAACTTTCAGTTCATTAGATCTGTTGTTTATCAAGCAGTTTTTCTATTTTACCTTTTGACCCATTGAGAGATATATCATAGCCCAAATCGACCCATTTATAAGAAAATTGATCTTACTTCCATTCATAAGTAAATTGATATAACATCGGCCTAAGAACTACATCACATTTTGCGCATCTTGGTTGTGGAAATCTTTATCGATTTTGATTGAAGAAAaaacaaattaataaaaataaaaataaagagtaTCATAGTAATTAAATAAACCAGTCTTTGTTTTCTTGAATGTAATGACAGATAACAATGCTAAGAGGAGGTTTGTAACTTGTACTGAAATGGATAGAATCTGTAATTTGGCAGAGAATTTGATAGACTCGATTTTAGAGAAGCTACCTGTTGTAGATGCGGTGAGGACACATGTCCTGTCAAAAAAATGGAGGTACAGATGGACCTCAATTAGGTCATTGGTTCTTGATAAACATTTCTCAGAAAAGTTTGCAAAAAATGGAAGTTTTGGTCATAATGGATTTATTAGGATCACAAACTATATCTTTAACTATCTCAAGGGTCCTCGCTTAAAGTTACATCTTCACATACCATACATGTTTCTTGATAGTTTCCAAGAAGTCAATCAATGGATTTCATCATTGTCAAGAGATGGTGTTAGAGAACTCATCCTTACAAATTCAAACCAACGTTATCAACTTCCATATTATTTATTTCATTGTCTAGAATTGAGAATCCTAGAACTTGACAACTGTATCATTAAGCCACCACTTGAGTTTCAAGGATTTCTATATCTCGAAAAACTTAGGCTTAGGAATATTGAATTTGGGGCTAACTTACATGGAACTATTATCAACTTCCCACAGCTCAAGATGTTGCAATTGTTTGAATGCACCAATGTTTACAATTTCAAGATCAAGTCTACAAAGTTGTTTCAGTTATTGATCAGGAGTTGCCCCGATGCAACTTTGCTCCACTTGTTGCATAGTAAATGTCTTAGTGAGTTTGGTATATTGATCAAAAAACCTATTCAGGGAGTTGAGAGAGTTAATTTGGCAAGCTTGTTAAGTAATATGCCATGTGTTGGGTATTTTGTTATCGACGGGTATTTTCTCCAGGTACGATTTGAATTTTAAATTctagggttaaggctactcaagggccatatactttttgttttgttccgatgtagtccatatacccaaaaaatactattataggccataaactttgaaaaagtgtatcgatgtaaacaaaaggtaacttgttaccggctaaacaggtcaccttttgtttacatcgatacggAAAATATGTGacctacatcgatacactttttgaaagtatgtgaactacattagtacttttttttttgtataaagcttacattggaacaaaaaaaattatacttttttgaAAATCAACCTACAAAATCGATCAACCTTATTTATCAGGTCAACGGTTTAcattaacacatttttttaaagtttatggcctataatagtatttttttttttgggtatatggactacatcgggacaaaataaaaagtatatgacccttgaatagccttaaccctaaattctaatatttatattttgCTCTTCATCATTTTGCGTTTGAGCAAGTGAACTTTACCATTCAACTCTTGTGTATAGTTAGTTCTCATATATTATTTCGTATCATCTTCCAACCATATCTTCTTTGTTAACTTATAATCTTACTTTCACCCTCACAGTTTTCCATTGCGGAAAATATTCCCAAGTGGCTTCCACACCCAACTAATAGTTTAAAGCTTCTCTACTTACGAGACTTCAAATTTGGTGATTTGTACCAACTTCAAGGTGTTTTATGTATCCTTCGGAACTCACCTAACTTGAGACGACTTGATGTGTACAATCAGGTAAAGAGTGCTAAACGTTTCTCTTGTGTTTTTGTGTTGTGTGtgcatatatattaatttaatgtgGGTTCCTTTTATACACAGTCAGTCTCACTTTTAATGTGTTTCCAGGATCTTCCAAACGTGTATTTGGATGTGAAACCAACAATAGCTTATTTGGAAGCTTCTGACTGTTTGGACCAGACATTGAACTGCttgaaaattataaatataatggaTGTAGAAAGATCAAGATCCTTGTTGCTATTTATAAAGCTTTTACTTGAACATTCTCCCACTCTTGAAAAAATATCAATCCGACCACGTGCAACTGTTGATGTTTAGGAAAGGTACAACTTCTCTAAGGATGTTATGTGGTTCCCACGAGCTTCCTCGAAAGCAGAGCTTCACTACTTGGATCCGTAACTACAATCCACTAATAACTTTAAGTTACTTTATAATTTAGTTGTATTCTGATTGTATGCATCATATATGTTATGGGTTTTCATTAACTCGCAGAGTGGTACTATAAAACCGGTAACCCTCCTGGTATTTATTTATACTTTGCGAGCAGCTAGAATAAAAACTAGATCAAGTGTTCCTTACACAATAGTTGTGTAACAAGCATCTTTGGAAAAAGAAAATTCACAGATTGATTTGTCTGGTTAAAATGTACATATCACATCTATAGTGTAATGTTTGGATATTCATGTTATTGTAACTATAGTTTTATAAGACCTTTACCAACCCTCCGTTAGTTTCCCCCTCGTCAGATGATGTGTTAAAAATTGACGAAAACTGACGGCCCCTAATGGAGCGTCAGTTAGTTTTGTATCCATCCGTCACCAAGTGGCACAAATGTGAAGGTGCGTTTGTTTTCTCCCAACCAATCAAAAATtttcattaattatatttttattattaattaattttttccCACCCATTTTCAATCTGATTTTACCACATCACTCTAtccaatatttgaaaaaaaaaactgacATATGGGGTTAAAAAATGTCAGAAATTGACATTGCCAAATCAGATTGCACTTTTTGGCTTAAAAGTGCACAACTGACCGTGATATCACTACCAAGGGTTAGAAATGGTCCAAAAACAATTTTACGGTTGGGTATTGATTGATTGAATACAATATACCCATTTCCAAATAGTGCTTATACAAACATTAATTTATCtttgcatatttattgtcaatggaAAATAACTTTACTACACGCACATATATCAGTTTTAACAAACAAGAACATGTGGCACAGATACCTTGTCCCATAACAGCATGCCAACAGTAGGATCTCAATATTTGCACTAACCCATTAGGAGAAGTCGATGAAGTCAGCATCACGGATTAATTAATTTTAGGTTCCAACCACACAACAAACAATTAGTACGTATTGTCTTGTGTATAGTCTTAAAAACAGGAACACTGAGCGATGTGGTGTTTAGAACCCGTGGTAATATCTGCAGTAACACCCAACTGGAATCATGATTCAGGTAAATCTAAACTTACATTCAAATGGTTTTCAGGCACAACGGATCTCTCCCAGTCTCGCGTTAGTTTTAAAATCTTCAATATCATCAGCTCAAGTTTTGCCAATATTTATAATTGTTGTAACAGCACCAGCATCATGAGCAGCTCTGTATAATTGCTCCAACCACATTTGTACCCGACAAGTCGGAAAGCGGACATTGTCATAACGGATGAACCAAGAACGAGGAAAGCATCACACGCTGCAGCAGCTTCCATAGCTACAATCGCTCTATCTTTTGGTACGTACATTATCACCAAAAAACACAACCTTCAAAAAGAGACACCTTAAGCCAATTAGTCAATTAGTGGTAGTAAAAACGGATTCCATGTATTAATACTAGTTACTAGAATTGAGTTACATCGGGTTCAAGAATTCAGTCACATTTTGAGCATGTCGGTATGTGGAAATCTCCTTCCCATAATATTTCATGGATTTCAATATCACCATCGGGTCTTTGCTTCATCCCAAAACTCTTATCTAAATTGCTACTGTCATAACCCAGACTTTCTATTGCTGCTGCCAACTGCAGTCAACGTATACACCCTTATTAATTTGTAACGTCCATAATAGTTATTCTCATGCAGGCACTGTTGTAAAGCTCCCCAATTAATCCTTTTTAAGAACAGGCCGATCCTAGTCTTGCGTTAATCGTCCACTCGTGTTTTGCCAATATCTATAATTTTCGTAGCAGCACCAGCATCATGAGCTGCTCTGTGCAATTCATGTACATTTCtcaattaaacaaaaaaaaaaattataaaaataccaAAACATAGTAACGTtcgtgatcaaaccaaaatcgtaatGGGTGatgagatttcgggtttgagtgcttaatttgggaaaaGGAGTAAGTTGATCGTTTTAACTCCAATTattgtgcgaaccccgatttggaatctggattccaagggcgtaaaacaatcaagtagattaaccttattcgatcggaatcgaataagttaatatcttaatgTGGGTTAACTCGGATGGTGATCGGAGCACCGATCGGAATTAAGCTAATGACTGGAGTGACGTTATCGTAATTGATTTTGGCAGAGTAACGTTTATGCAtccagtgtcttttttaaatgaatgatttcacttgtgtatttatagatgttgtggagggaatgatgacgtggcacatgtccctttcatggttgtaacaaactttgtcaatcccgaggggtgacgtggcacctgtccctttcgtgGGGAATAACAGATTCTAACGAACTTCCCTAAATTTGCAGGCTGACGTGGCACACGACTTGCCCGCGTGCTTGTTCCGTGATCAAGTGGTCATTCCGGGACGAGATGCCTGCTCTGTGGTGATGCACTCTTGTTTCGGGAcaacgtgcttgtcccgggagtGTCTTTATGTCAGTTTAGTAGACTGAGACGATGGTGTCGGTGAGTTGGTTCCGGTTATAGCATTACGATGTTCTCGGTCTAGCCGGGTAGGTTTCGCCTAGACACGTTCTAAGTGTTTCTTGACGGTCACGATTATGATGACTGGTCTTGCGATGCCTAGTTACGATTATCTTGATCAGTTGTAAGGTGTCGGTTACGTGTTTGTCATCCAGGTTCTTAGCCTTGCCTTTTGTCTGTCATGGAGGAGTATCCGAGAAGACGTCAGACGGATGACGAGAAAAGGAGTTGGCAACCCGGGACTCGTAGTGCCGGGTGTGATTTTTGCCCagatgcttgcctattttgagacggatcattatgcgtatcatcaagtccccccagtttggtaaGGTCAGCTGGGACAGTTGTGTTGCCAAACTTTAAATTATTGTGACCCGCTCACGTGATTTGATGTGCAATAAATGCGCGTTGCGTGCTGTCTTAATCATAGTACTTCTCGTGTTCCAACGCACCTTTTTTGAGTTGGATGGGTCCCACGCGGGACTTTTTCCTATAAAAAGGAGCGTTTCTCTTCATTTTATTCTTCCCACCTTCGAGAGTACTTGCTTTGTAAATTACAGAGAAGCGATTTTCTTGTCTTCTGTGGTTTGCATTTTCATCCTTTTTTCTTCAGTATGGGCCCAGACCTAACATTCTTCATGATGTGTTACGTGCACCTAGTAGTGTTGACGAGGCGTATCTCGATAGGATTTGCCACATATGCCCTCAGTTGCGAGGTTTGGAGTTGATCATTCCAAGATCACACCAACGTACTTTAAATTGTGCCATCTATTTGAGGCCGTTCGAGGTTTCAAATTTGAGGTACCCCTTCACCCGCATTTTCACGAAGGTTTTAAATTTCTATAACCTTAGTGTTGCTCGTTTACATCCGAATGGCGTTCGTGCGACCGTGTTGTTCGAGATGTATTTCAATGGTTTAGGCATGAGCCTAAGCTTGAATATTTTTAGAAGCATTTTTCGGCTATCGTCCTATCATAAAGGTTGATATACGTTTACCGACGAAATTGATTTTCTTGAGGAGGCACCAGCAATTGCAGACAATTGGGAGCAATCATTTGTTTTTGCCAAATGTATTGACTTCCCGTTAAAGAACGAACAGTTCTATCTGTTTAGATCTGTGACTGTTCAACCATCGAGGCAGCTTTCTGAGGTAGGTGAATCGATGGTAGACCAATTGAGGGGCCTGAGGATTCCTCAACGGTCTTATGAGGAGCAGGTGCTGGTAATAGCTAATGTTAGCAACAATTGGACTCATGCTGATAGAATTCCTGTTGCCCGAAGAGGTGGGAGAGGTATCTTACCGTTTGACTCTTCCCGTCTTTTTAGGGTTACCTTGATTTATATGATGATAATTTATATTTTGTGCAGAGTTGACCGTGTCAGAAGTTCTGAGGGCGACGAGCCTGGATGGCATGGTCTTTACCAATAAACTGGTCGACGGGACCACACCAGCACCCTCCAGCCGTCGCAGGATGTCGCCTCCTGAATATTTGGAATCTTCGAATGGTGGCTCTTTGGAGGGCGGACTGATCCGTCGTACCAGGCGTCGGATTGAGCCGGCAGCCGAAGGTATgcgttgtttttttttctttctttgattTAACTGTATCTTGCGCTCAAGGGCATCGTCCCGGTAAAGAGCCCGTGGTAGAGATCTCGAATGCTCGTCCTCGGTTGACGACTAGTGTCGGGAAGAATGTTTACGTGCTGCCCGACTGTAATATTGGGCCGTTCCGTGATCTGTTCCGCTGTGAAGCTTCAGACTATCCGGTTTATAAGGAGTATCTTGACTTTATCACTTTTCTGGCTTTGAAAGAGGCGCTGGCCGCGCTTTCCGCTACCCATGTACAGCATTTGCGTTCCCAATTCTCCGTATTTTCTCAGCATCTTTCGACAGATGAACTGAACCGAAGCGAGGCTGATGCTCGTCGTATTCACGAGCATTGTGTGCTGTTTGAGAAAGATAACCGTCGGGTGGCGGAATTGTCAGGGACGATTGCCCGTCTTGAAGGGGAGTTGTTGTCGGCCAAGGAGGCGTTGGAGCCTATTCAGAATGAACTGCGTGTTTCCAGGGAAGCGCAGGAGTCGTTGAGGGCTGCTCTTGCCCAAGAACAGGAGAAAGTTTCCTTGCTATCTGATGACAACAAAAAGTTATCGGAGAAGGTGTCGGCCACGCTAGGCGAACTCACCCGTCTCCAGCATGGTATTCCTGTGCTTTTTGCCCGGCTTCTCAAGTCGTCTTTTGTTCATTAACCATTTAGTGCCTTTATTGAGGCCGTTAAGAAGTTGACTACTTTTGAGGTTTTGAAGGCGGTGTAGTGTTTTCTGCCACCTGGCAGCGCGGCTCAGAAGAAGAAAACTCTTTTGAGTGCTACCTGTGTGGAGGACTGCCATCGGGCACATGAAGCTCTCGGCCGGATTAGTTTTGAGGAGCTAGATAGAATTTGTAGGGACGAGAACTCATACATTGAGGATATTGTAAATTACCAATCGTAGAGATATGCACTCGGTTGGGTTTTTGTATATTTGATGTAATTTCGACAATTTTTTGTATGCCGTGTTATAAACTAGTTTACTTTTCCGTTGAGTTGTACTTGTTTGTCATGACAAAAACGTAGATATCTAGACTACGCGAGAGTGTGGTCGAGTTGTTTATACGGTAAAACAGGGCCACCAATGATATGGTCGGACGTCCTTGTTATCCGTTAAGGTTCTTCAAGGGGTGTCCTCCTACCAATGAAAGCTAGAAAGCATTTCTTCTGGAGGTAGGTCCGAAATATGCCAAAGGATATTTGGTGTTACTTGTGTCATATTCAGAGTCACTACAATGCataagtgtgatgccccgtacaaaaccatcgtgtacggaccatcaacaacaggatcattacaaggttaagtactatatgctgtaattaaagaaattgcattcgcgataaaaagatgatgtcataaccgacatccaatgttttacatttcaaaagcatgcttcactaagtagaagcaaataataagtgtacgtgaccacaatggtcgttacaagtcatagttcaaaagtacgaatgtttgaatgcaaagttaagtagttcatgcgtggacaactctaagcagcaggttctacagcacgactagtacacagcggaagcaacctcaagcacctgagaaatacatgcttaaaaacgtcaacacaaaggttggtgagctatagtttaagtataacagtatgtaaggtaggccacgacatttcagtgctacaaagagtgtttcaaaacagtatgataaagtatatgttaaccgtgggcacttggtaactaacttaacgtttataccccctaaaagtacacttggcaagtgcgtatgtctacgaagtattaaacactagttaaatgctagcgcgactagcccgagtggggatgtcaaaccctatggatccatatctaagattcgcgttcaccggttcaaaaaccaatgactaaacgttaccgagctaaagggaatgtttctgccgttatataacccacacatatataagtttaagtactcgtgcctagtatgtaaaacataaaatccgcatgtattctcagttcccaaaataagttaaagtaaaaagggaatgctataactcacaatgatatgtagcggtaaagtagtagtcgggaaaggtgttcaagtaaatggtccgaagttctcaacctaagtcaaatagtactaagtcagtaataggtttaaaagtatgtaattaaggtcttaagggtcatcatcattcatcattaaacaaaaggcgtaaagtaggtttcgtttatgaaagtagtttaaaacaaagtctgatttcagtcagtcaccacggcctctacccttactgaattaaggtgagaccagtggccatggctccgtctatgagtcccttaagtgtgctaaaatttacagaagcaaactcgtcttggtttgaccgtggcgacggtctaagtgcgagtacgtcagaaatttctgcacaacgttaaaggacatagtaacgatcggagggccataaatcctaaaccgtaactcggattaagacaagtcctatatgaaaagttatctactagaaaagttatatctaaaaatcaaggttagaacagcccaggtctactggtctgttccagaagcatcaggtcagtaggttttggacagaacagtgagtttaaaagggttccggtggtcttggtgcttgatgttcatcatggttctcatccttgttgcatatagcttcaagtgtacaactcattgatgtatctacatcatcttaaccaagtcttgaccatcataaccctagtgc
This genomic stretch from Rutidosis leptorrhynchoides isolate AG116_Rl617_1_P2 chromosome 11, CSIRO_AGI_Rlap_v1, whole genome shotgun sequence harbors:
- the LOC139875165 gene encoding F-box/FBD/LRR-repeat protein At1g13570-like, whose protein sequence is MTDNNAKRRFVTCTEMDRICNLAENLIDSILEKLPVVDAVRTHVLSKKWRYRWTSIRSLVLDKHFSEKFAKNGSFGHNGFIRITNYIFNYLKGPRLKLHLHIPYMFLDSFQEVNQWISSLSRDGVRELILTNSNQRYQLPYYLFHCLELRILELDNCIIKPPLEFQGFLYLEKLRLRNIEFGANLHGTIINFPQLKMLQLFECTNVYNFKIKSTKLFQLLIRSCPDATLLHLLHSKCLSEFGILIKKPIQGVERVNLASLLSNMPCVGYFVIDGYFLQFSIAENIPKWLPHPTNSLKLLYLRDFKFGDLYQLQGVLCILRNSPNLRRLDVYNQDLPNVYLDVKPTIAYLEASDCLDQTLNCLKIINIMDVERSRSLLLFIKLLLEHSPTLEKISIRPRATVDV